The following proteins come from a genomic window of Gammaproteobacteria bacterium:
- the petA gene encoding ubiquinol-cytochrome c reductase iron-sulfur subunit, with protein sequence MSEQAVDKGRRRFLIAATSVVGGAGVVALAVPFVSSMEPSAKAKAAGAPVEVDISKVEPGQLLRVAWRGKPIWVVNRTKQMLENLPKNDPRLRDPHSKEPQQPKYCQNDQRSIKPEYFVVIGICTHLGCSPTYRPEIAPPDLGPNWLGGWLCPCHGSLYDLAARVFQDVPAPLNMVVPPHNYLSDMRIQVGVDPKGAA encoded by the coding sequence ATGTCTGAGCAAGCCGTAGATAAAGGCCGGCGTCGGTTTCTGATAGCCGCCACTAGCGTCGTCGGCGGCGCTGGCGTCGTGGCGCTTGCGGTGCCATTCGTATCCTCGATGGAGCCGAGCGCCAAAGCCAAGGCGGCCGGTGCCCCGGTCGAGGTGGATATCTCCAAGGTCGAGCCGGGTCAGCTGCTGCGCGTAGCCTGGCGCGGCAAGCCCATCTGGGTGGTGAACCGCACCAAGCAGATGCTGGAGAACCTGCCCAAGAATGATCCCCGCCTGCGCGACCCGCATTCCAAAGAACCGCAACAACCCAAGTACTGCCAGAACGACCAGCGGTCCATCAAGCCTGAGTACTTCGTGGTTATCGGTATTTGTACGCATCTCGGGTGTTCACCGACCTACCGCCCCGAGATCGCCCCGCCGGACCTGGGCCCGAACTGGCTCGGCGGCTGGCTCTGCCCCTGCCATGGTTCGCTGTACGATCTGGCGGCCCGCGTCTTCCAGGACGTGCCGGCACCGCTGAACATGGTGGTTCCGCCGCACAACTATCTGTCCGATATGCGCATCCAGGTGGGTGTCGATCCTAAAGGAGCTGCCTGA
- a CDS encoding Nif3-like dinuclear metal center hexameric protein translates to MAALQDIVDYCDALLEPWRFQDYCPNGLQVEGRERVARIVCGVTASQALLDAALAEGADAVLVHHGYFWRGEDPTLRGIKRARLATLLNNDISLIAYHLPLDAHPEVGNNAQLARRLGLEVLGTLNAEGVGSHGRLPGAVTPEGFASTLAGALDRTPLHIEGGPASIRTVGWCTGAAQGYIEQAVALGLDAFVSGEISEQTVHVAREAGIHYFAAGHHATERYGVQALSGRLAGEFGVDWEFVEIPNPV, encoded by the coding sequence ATGGCGGCACTGCAGGACATCGTTGACTATTGCGATGCCTTGCTGGAGCCGTGGCGGTTTCAGGATTACTGCCCTAACGGGTTGCAGGTCGAAGGGCGCGAGCGGGTGGCCCGCATCGTGTGCGGCGTGACGGCCAGCCAGGCGCTGCTGGACGCCGCGCTTGCGGAAGGCGCTGACGCCGTTCTGGTGCATCACGGTTATTTCTGGCGCGGCGAGGACCCGACCCTGCGGGGCATCAAGCGGGCGCGGCTCGCCACTTTGCTGAACAACGACATCAGCCTCATTGCCTACCATCTGCCGCTGGATGCCCATCCCGAAGTGGGCAACAACGCCCAGCTGGCCCGGCGTCTGGGGCTGGAGGTGCTCGGCACACTCAATGCCGAAGGGGTGGGCAGCCACGGCCGTTTGCCGGGCGCGGTAACCCCGGAGGGGTTCGCGTCGACCCTGGCCGGTGCACTGGACCGCACGCCGTTGCATATCGAGGGTGGACCGGCCTCGATCCGCACCGTCGGCTGGTGCACCGGCGCCGCCCAGGGGTACATCGAGCAGGCGGTCGCGCTGGGGCTGGATGCCTTCGTCAGCGGCGAGATTTCCGAGCAGACCGTCCATGTCGCGCGTGAGGCGGGAATCCACTACTTTGCAGCCGGTCATCATGCCACCGAACGTTACGGCGTACAGGCGTTGTCAGGGCGTCTGGCGGGGGAATTCGGGGTGGACTGGGAGTTCGTGGAGATCCCCAATCCCGTCTAA
- the hisD gene encoding histidinol dehydrogenase, translating to MTDATLNIRRLDAGAPDFRARLDALLAWESVSDAAVLQTVNEIIARVRAEGDAAVLDYTERFDHLTADTMAELELPRARLEQALAAIDGETRSALERAAERVRAYHEHQRLESWRYTEADGTVLGQQVTPLDRAGLYVPGGKAAYPSSVLMNAIPAKVAGVPELIMVVPAPGGELNELVLAAAAVAGVDRVFTVGGAQAVAALAYGTQTVPQVDKIVGPGNIYVATAKRMVFGAVGIDMIAGPSEILVVCDGQTDPDWIAMDLFSQAEHDEDAQSILVTPDAAFADRVLASMQRLLADMPRADIIRASLEGRAALITARDMDEAIEIANHVAPEHLELSVADAEAVAGRIRHAGAIFMGRYTAEALGDYCAGPNHVLPTSRTARFSSPLGVYDFQKRSSLIGCSPTGAATLGKTARVLAEGEGLYAHAASAAYRLQD from the coding sequence ATGACCGACGCCACGCTCAATATTCGCCGTCTCGATGCCGGCGCGCCCGATTTCCGCGCCCGGCTCGACGCCCTGCTGGCCTGGGAAAGCGTATCCGATGCCGCGGTGCTGCAGACGGTCAACGAAATCATCGCCCGGGTTCGCGCCGAGGGCGACGCGGCGGTGCTCGACTACACCGAACGGTTCGACCACCTGACGGCGGATACCATGGCGGAGCTTGAGCTGCCGCGCGCGCGCCTGGAACAGGCGCTGGCCGCGATCGACGGCGAGACCCGCAGCGCCCTGGAGCGGGCGGCGGAACGGGTGCGCGCCTATCACGAACACCAGCGGTTGGAATCCTGGCGCTACACCGAGGCGGACGGCACGGTGCTGGGGCAGCAGGTGACACCGCTCGACCGCGCAGGCCTGTACGTGCCGGGCGGCAAGGCGGCCTATCCCTCGTCGGTGCTGATGAACGCCATCCCGGCCAAGGTGGCCGGGGTGCCCGAACTGATCATGGTGGTGCCCGCGCCCGGTGGCGAGCTCAACGAGCTCGTGCTGGCCGCCGCCGCCGTGGCCGGGGTGGACCGTGTGTTCACCGTCGGTGGCGCCCAGGCGGTGGCGGCGCTCGCCTACGGGACGCAGACGGTGCCGCAGGTCGACAAGATCGTCGGACCCGGCAACATCTACGTAGCCACGGCCAAGCGCATGGTGTTCGGTGCGGTCGGCATCGACATGATTGCCGGTCCCTCCGAGATCCTGGTGGTCTGCGACGGCCAGACCGACCCCGACTGGATCGCCATGGACCTGTTCTCCCAGGCCGAGCACGACGAGGACGCCCAGTCCATTCTGGTGACGCCCGATGCCGCTTTTGCCGACCGGGTGCTGGCCAGCATGCAGCGCCTGCTGGCCGACATGCCGCGCGCGGACATCATCCGTGCCTCCCTGGAAGGGCGGGCTGCGCTCATCACGGCGCGCGACATGGACGAGGCCATCGAGATCGCCAATCACGTCGCGCCCGAACACCTGGAGCTGTCGGTCGCCGACGCCGAGGCGGTCGCGGGGCGCATCCGCCACGCCGGTGCGATCTTCATGGGCCGCTACACCGCCGAGGCGCTGGGCGATTACTGCGCGGGCCCCAATCACGTGCTGCCCACCTCGCGCACCGCGCGGTTTTCCTCCCCGCTGGGCGTATACGACTTCCAGAAACGTTCCAGCCTGATCGGCTGCTCGCCGACCGGTGCCGCCACCCTGGGCAAGACGGCGCGCGTGCTGGCCGAGGGCGAGGGTCTGTACGCACACGCAGCTTCCGCAGCGTATCGTCTGCAAGACTGA
- the aroG gene encoding 3-deoxy-7-phosphoheptulonate synthase AroG: MRYATDDLRIQGILEVTPPVRLHEELPITDAASETVFSARKAVQDILHGRDDRLLVICGPCSIHDVDAALDYAARLKALNEQLSDSLFVIMRVYFEKPRTTVGWKGLINDPNLDGSFQINQGLRKARGLLLSLADMGMPAATEYLDLISPQYVADLVSWGAIGARTTESQVHRELASGLSCPVGFKNGTDGGLQIAIDAIRSASQPHHFLSVTKEGRSAIFSTSGNPDCHIILRGGREPNYDAKSVQAATAKLVSSGLEPRLMVDLSHANSRKQYERQVVVGRDVADQLASGERAITGVMIESHLVAGRQDNTPGEELVYGQSITDACLGWDATEPLLMELAEGVRQRRELLNKGGRESA; the protein is encoded by the coding sequence ATGAGGTACGCCACAGACGATCTGCGCATTCAAGGCATCCTCGAGGTGACGCCGCCGGTGCGGTTGCACGAGGAATTGCCGATTACGGATGCCGCCTCGGAAACCGTATTCAGCGCCCGCAAGGCGGTGCAGGACATCCTGCATGGGCGGGACGATCGCCTGCTGGTCATCTGTGGACCCTGTTCGATTCACGACGTGGACGCCGCGCTGGATTACGCCGCGCGTCTCAAGGCGCTGAACGAGCAGTTGTCGGATTCGCTGTTCGTGATCATGCGCGTGTACTTCGAAAAGCCACGCACCACCGTCGGCTGGAAGGGGCTGATCAACGACCCCAACCTGGACGGCAGCTTCCAGATCAATCAGGGCCTGCGCAAGGCGCGCGGCCTGTTGCTGTCCCTCGCCGACATGGGCATGCCGGCGGCGACCGAATACCTGGACCTGATCAGTCCCCAGTACGTGGCCGACCTGGTCAGCTGGGGCGCGATCGGGGCGCGCACCACGGAGAGCCAGGTGCATCGCGAGCTGGCCTCCGGCCTGTCCTGTCCGGTGGGTTTCAAGAACGGTACCGACGGCGGGCTGCAGATCGCCATCGACGCGATCCGTTCCGCCTCGCAGCCGCATCACTTCCTGTCGGTGACCAAGGAAGGCCGTTCGGCGATCTTTTCGACCTCGGGCAATCCCGACTGCCACATCATTCTGCGCGGCGGACGTGAGCCGAATTACGACGCCAAGTCCGTCCAGGCGGCGACCGCCAAGCTGGTCAGCAGCGGTCTCGAGCCTCGCCTCATGGTCGATCTGAGTCACGCCAACAGCCGCAAGCAGTACGAGCGCCAGGTGGTGGTGGGGCGCGACGTCGCCGACCAGCTGGCCAGCGGCGAGCGGGCGATTACGGGGGTGATGATCGAGAGTCATCTGGTCGCCGGCCGCCAGGACAACACCCCCGGCGAAGAACTGGTCTACGGCCAGAGCATCACCGATGCCTGCCTGGGCTGGGACGCTACCGAACCCCTGCTGATGGAGCTGGCCGAAGGAGTACGCCAGCGCCGTGAACTGCTCAACAAGGGCGGCCGCGAAAGCGCCTGA
- the hisG gene encoding ATP phosphoribosyltransferase encodes MSDTTLTIALSKGRIFKETLPLLAAAGIVPQDDPETSRKLILDTNLPAVKLVIIRATDVPTYVQYGAADLGVAGKDVLMEHGGEGLYEPLDLRIARCKLMVAGPEGSPATRGRMRIATKFVNTTRRYYAEQGRQVEIIKLYGSMELAPLVGLADRIVDLVDTGNTLRANGLAPLEHIADISSRLVVNKAAMKMKASVIKDLLSQLKDAVESKN; translated from the coding sequence ATGAGCGACACGACGCTGACCATTGCCCTGTCCAAGGGGCGCATATTCAAGGAAACCCTGCCGCTGCTGGCGGCCGCGGGCATCGTGCCCCAGGACGATCCGGAGACCAGCCGCAAGCTGATCCTCGACACCAACCTGCCAGCAGTTAAACTGGTCATTATCCGTGCCACCGATGTACCGACCTATGTCCAGTACGGCGCGGCGGACCTCGGCGTTGCCGGCAAGGATGTGCTGATGGAGCACGGCGGCGAGGGGCTGTACGAGCCGCTGGACCTGCGTATCGCCCGCTGCAAGCTGATGGTGGCGGGGCCGGAAGGTTCGCCGGCGACGCGCGGGCGGATGCGTATCGCCACCAAATTCGTGAACACCACGCGGCGTTACTATGCCGAGCAGGGCCGCCAGGTCGAGATCATCAAGCTGTACGGTTCGATGGAACTGGCGCCGCTGGTCGGTCTGGCGGACCGCATCGTCGACCTGGTCGACACCGGCAATACCCTGCGGGCGAACGGGCTGGCGCCGCTGGAGCATATCGCCGACATCAGTTCGCGCCTGGTCGTGAACAAGGCGGCCATGAAGATGAAGGCGTCGGTTATCAAGGACCTTCTCAGTCAGTTGAAAGATGCTGTAGAATCAAAAAATTAG
- the murA gene encoding UDP-N-acetylglucosamine 1-carboxyvinyltransferase, whose protein sequence is MEKLIIHGGKPLSGDVRISGAKNAVLPILAATLLADTPMQVGNVPHLHDVTTTMELLGRMGTTLTVNERMVIEVDPRTINSFRAPYELVKTMRASILVLGPLLARYGRAEVSLPGGCAIGSRPVDLHIRGLQAMGADIKVENGYIIAEAKRLKGERIVMDLVSVTGTENLMMAAALADGRTVIENAAREPEVIDLARCLNAMGADVKGAGTDTIVIDGVEHLMGCQYDVLPDRIETGTFLVAAAMTGGQVRVRHADPSLLDSVLQKLHEAGANLSIEGDAIALDMKGNRPRAVSVRTAPYPAFPTDMQAQFTAMNSVSEGSATITETVFENRFMHAEEMRRMGADIHIEGNTAFTRGIEQLKGAQVMATDLRASASLILAGLVAEGETVVDRIYHIDRGYECIEEKLATLGASIRRVPD, encoded by the coding sequence ATGGAAAAGCTGATCATTCACGGCGGTAAGCCGCTTTCAGGCGACGTGCGCATCTCCGGCGCGAAAAACGCCGTATTGCCCATTCTGGCCGCCACCTTGTTGGCGGATACCCCCATGCAGGTGGGCAACGTGCCTCATTTGCACGACGTCACCACCACCATGGAATTGCTGGGGCGTATGGGCACCACCCTCACCGTCAACGAGCGCATGGTGATCGAGGTGGATCCACGCACCATCAATTCGTTCCGCGCACCTTATGAGCTGGTCAAGACCATGCGCGCGTCCATCCTGGTGCTGGGGCCGCTGCTGGCCCGTTACGGCCGGGCCGAGGTTTCCCTGCCGGGCGGCTGCGCCATCGGTTCGCGTCCCGTCGATCTGCATATCAGGGGGCTGCAGGCGATGGGGGCCGACATCAAGGTGGAGAACGGCTACATCATCGCCGAGGCCAAGCGTCTCAAAGGCGAGCGCATCGTCATGGACCTGGTATCGGTGACCGGCACCGAAAACCTGATGATGGCGGCGGCCCTGGCCGATGGGCGTACGGTGATCGAAAACGCCGCCCGCGAGCCCGAGGTGATCGATCTGGCCAGATGCCTGAACGCCATGGGTGCGGACGTGAAAGGGGCGGGGACGGACACCATCGTCATCGACGGTGTGGAGCACCTGATGGGCTGCCAGTACGACGTGCTGCCGGATCGTATCGAAACCGGCACCTTTCTGGTGGCCGCGGCCATGACCGGCGGTCAGGTGCGGGTGCGTCATGCCGATCCCTCGCTGCTGGACTCCGTGCTGCAAAAACTTCACGAGGCGGGCGCCAATCTCAGCATTGAAGGCGATGCCATCGCCTTGGATATGAAGGGCAACCGTCCGCGGGCGGTCAGTGTGCGTACGGCGCCGTACCCGGCCTTCCCGACGGACATGCAGGCGCAGTTCACGGCCATGAACAGCGTCTCCGAAGGGTCGGCGACCATCACGGAGACGGTGTTCGAAAACCGCTTCATGCATGCCGAGGAGATGCGCCGCATGGGGGCCGATATCCATATCGAGGGCAATACCGCCTTTACCCGCGGTATCGAGCAGCTCAAGGGGGCGCAGGTCATGGCGACCGATCTGCGTGCCTCCGCCAGTCTGATCCTGGCCGGCCTGGTGGCGGAAGGGGAGACTGTGGTCGATCGTATCTATCACATCGACCGTGGTTACGAATGTATCGAAGAAAAACTCGCAACCCTGGGTGCCTCCATTCGCCGCGTCCCGGACTGA
- a CDS encoding STAS domain-containing protein, translated as MSIRLEQVGPGQSRLVGALSFETVPEFWRQFDAAGLFEGGGDAALQVDLSGVTRADSAGIALLLALMREARGAGRQLVFAGLPDQLARMIEVSDLESVIPRQIA; from the coding sequence ATGAGCATCCGCCTCGAGCAGGTCGGGCCCGGCCAGTCCCGCCTGGTGGGAGCGTTGAGCTTCGAGACCGTCCCTGAGTTCTGGCGGCAGTTCGACGCCGCCGGCCTGTTCGAGGGGGGCGGCGACGCCGCCCTGCAGGTTGATCTCAGCGGTGTGACCCGCGCCGACAGCGCCGGCATCGCTCTGCTGCTGGCGCTGATGCGCGAAGCACGCGGGGCGGGGCGGCAACTGGTTTTCGCCGGTTTGCCCGACCAGCTGGCGCGCATGATCGAGGTCTCCGATCTGGAATCCGTCATCCCGCGGCAGATTGCTTGA
- a CDS encoding ABC transporter substrate-binding protein codes for MKTLIKRSLAVWLVAAFVSVSAWAGDASAPQALVKQTADKVLKILNDNPGKAKNDPQFLYGLVDKVILPVVDFNAMSKLILGVNWRSATPQQRSDFQTAFQTLLVRTYTRSLAEYSGKTIRYLPSRPSSNPRFAQVDTEILQGSGKPNLPVTYRLIKTRSGDWKVYDIVIDGLSLVTNYRSTYQQKIATEGLEALIKEIQALNKKAAQGNSGHSGGSATAQK; via the coding sequence ATGAAGACTTTGATCAAGCGCAGTCTGGCGGTCTGGTTGGTTGCGGCGTTTGTTTCGGTCAGCGCCTGGGCCGGCGATGCAAGCGCACCGCAGGCGCTGGTCAAGCAGACCGCGGACAAGGTCCTGAAGATCCTCAACGACAACCCCGGCAAGGCCAAGAACGATCCCCAGTTCCTGTATGGCCTGGTGGACAAGGTGATCCTGCCGGTGGTCGACTTCAACGCCATGTCCAAACTGATCCTGGGCGTGAACTGGCGTTCGGCGACGCCGCAGCAGCGCAGCGATTTCCAGACGGCGTTCCAGACCCTGCTGGTGCGCACCTACACCCGCTCGTTGGCCGAATATTCCGGCAAGACCATTCGTTACCTGCCGTCGCGGCCGTCGAGCAATCCGCGTTTCGCTCAGGTGGATACCGAGATCCTCCAGGGCAGCGGCAAGCCCAATCTGCCGGTGACCTATCGTCTGATCAAGACCCGCTCCGGGGACTGGAAGGTCTACGATATCGTCATCGACGGCCTGAGTCTGGTAACCAATTACCGCAGTACCTATCAGCAGAAGATCGCCACGGAAGGGCTGGAGGCCCTGATCAAGGAGATTCAGGCGCTCAACAAAAAGGCGGCACAGGGCAACTCCGGTCATTCCGGCGGTTCGGCAACGGCCCAGAAATGA
- the mlaD gene encoding outer membrane lipid asymmetry maintenance protein MlaD, with translation MDSKRKIEIWVGLFVAAGFAALFMLAMKVSNLSAPGDAKGYTVTAEFQNIGGLKVRAPVTMAGVTIGRVTGVNFDPKSFKARVTMNIEDRYNFLPADSQASIYTAGLLGEQYIAIQPGAEDAVLKNGGQIMYTQSAVILEQIVGKILVSLTSK, from the coding sequence ATGGACTCGAAGCGAAAAATAGAAATCTGGGTCGGCCTGTTCGTGGCCGCCGGCTTCGCCGCGCTCTTCATGCTGGCCATGAAGGTGAGCAACCTGAGTGCCCCGGGCGATGCCAAGGGCTACACGGTAACGGCGGAATTCCAGAATATCGGCGGACTCAAGGTGCGTGCGCCGGTGACCATGGCGGGGGTGACCATCGGTCGCGTGACCGGGGTGAATTTCGATCCCAAGAGCTTCAAGGCCAGGGTCACCATGAACATCGAGGATCGCTACAATTTCCTGCCGGCCGACAGCCAGGCCAGCATTTACACGGCCGGTCTGCTGGGCGAGCAGTACATCGCCATTCAGCCCGGGGCCGAGGATGCGGTGCTCAAGAACGGTGGCCAGATCATGTACACCCAGTCCGCCGTGATCCTGGAACAGATCGTCGGCAAGATTCTGGTCAGCCTCACGTCCAAGTAA
- the mlaE gene encoding lipid asymmetry maintenance ABC transporter permease subunit MlaE, which yields MVDMLQRLGSWALGSFERLGRGGLFFLFTLGGQPALLPRPGLVLRELYSVGVLSMVIIVVSGLFVGMVLGLQGYNTLVTFNAEESLGTVVALSLVRELGPVVTALLFAGRAGSALTAEIGLMKATEQLSGMEMMAVDPMKRVIAPRFLGGVLAMPLLAAMFSAVGVLGGWYVGVGLLGVDDGAFWSQMQAHVSLREDIMNGVIKSLVFGVVVTWIALFEGYDCIPTSEGVSRATTRTVVNSSLAVLGLDFVLTGLMFNK from the coding sequence ATGGTCGATATGTTGCAGCGGTTGGGCAGTTGGGCGCTGGGGTCGTTCGAACGCCTCGGGCGGGGCGGTCTGTTTTTCCTGTTTACCCTGGGTGGCCAGCCGGCCCTGCTGCCGCGCCCCGGCCTGGTGCTGCGCGAGCTGTATTCGGTCGGAGTCCTGTCCATGGTCATCATCGTGGTCTCCGGACTGTTCGTGGGCATGGTGCTGGGGCTGCAGGGTTACAATACACTGGTGACTTTCAATGCCGAGGAGTCGCTCGGCACGGTGGTGGCGCTTTCCCTGGTGCGCGAACTCGGGCCGGTGGTGACGGCGTTGCTCTTCGCCGGGCGGGCCGGTTCGGCGCTGACTGCCGAGATTGGCTTGATGAAGGCCACCGAACAGCTGTCGGGGATGGAAATGATGGCGGTCGATCCGATGAAACGGGTCATCGCGCCGCGTTTTCTCGGCGGCGTGCTGGCGATGCCGTTGCTGGCGGCAATGTTCAGTGCGGTGGGCGTGCTGGGCGGCTGGTATGTGGGGGTCGGCCTGCTGGGTGTCGACGACGGGGCGTTCTGGTCGCAGATGCAGGCTCACGTGAGCCTGCGCGAGGACATCATGAACGGCGTCATAAAGAGTCTGGTGTTCGGCGTGGTGGTGACCTGGATCGCGCTGTTCGAGGGCTATGACTGTATTCCCACCTCCGAGGGGGTGAGCCGGGCGACCACGCGAACGGTAGTGAACAGTTCGCTGGCCGTCCTGGGCTTGGATTTCGTCCTGACCGGACTCATGTTCAACAAATGA
- a CDS encoding ABC transporter ATP-binding protein encodes MSAEHRPLIEVQDLHFSRNGRPIFAGLDLEIGAGQLTAVMGPSGTGKTTLLKLIGGQLRPERGRVLVDGQDVHRLKTGELYRLRKRMGMLFQTGALFTDLNVFENVAFPLREHTRLPEEMISDLVLLKLEAVGLRGARDMMPAELSGGMARRVALARAIALDPMMIMYDEPFTGLDPITMGTIVSLIKKMNDALDLTSIVVSHDVPETVSISDYIYLIADGRVIAQGTPQELDATGSPWARQFMQGLPDGPVPYHYPAQSLERDLGLETTQ; translated from the coding sequence TTGATAGAGGTGCAGGACCTGCACTTCAGCCGTAACGGAAGACCGATCTTCGCCGGGCTCGATCTCGAAATCGGTGCCGGTCAGCTTACGGCCGTGATGGGGCCGAGCGGGACCGGCAAGACCACGTTGCTGAAGCTGATCGGCGGACAGCTGCGCCCCGAGCGCGGCCGGGTGCTGGTCGATGGGCAGGACGTGCACCGGCTGAAGACCGGCGAGCTGTACCGGTTGCGCAAACGCATGGGCATGCTGTTTCAGACCGGTGCCCTGTTCACGGACCTGAACGTCTTCGAGAACGTGGCCTTTCCGCTGCGAGAGCACACCCGCCTGCCGGAGGAGATGATCAGCGACCTGGTGCTGCTCAAACTGGAGGCGGTGGGCCTGCGCGGTGCACGCGACATGATGCCGGCCGAGCTGTCCGGCGGCATGGCGCGTCGGGTGGCGCTGGCGCGGGCGATCGCGCTGGATCCCATGATGATCATGTACGACGAACCGTTCACCGGCCTCGACCCGATCACCATGGGTACCATCGTGAGCCTGATCAAGAAGATGAACGACGCCCTGGACCTGACCAGCATTGTGGTCTCGCACGACGTGCCGGAGACGGTTTCCATCTCGGATTACATTTATCTGATCGCGGACGGGCGCGTCATCGCCCAGGGCACGCCACAGGAACTGGATGCGACCGGTTCGCCCTGGGCGAGGCAGTTCATGCAGGGGCTGCCCGACGGGCCGGTTCCCTATCACTATCCCGCGCAAAGCCTGGAGCGCGACCTCGGTCTGGAGACAACACAATAA